A part of Halodesulfovibrio marinisediminis DSM 17456 genomic DNA contains:
- a CDS encoding midas domain-containing protein produces the protein MSDNTKNGIIDLTEIVEMGTPPDPAANNTIPASPAGTVDFESELEDLFNTTDFSELADSADSSSQPVEQSADLFADTPKNEPAAEDLLADLAPEMSAPTQSGGSAVDSAPSFESDLDDLLDSVDAKDSSVGFDADFEDLLNEFSESPASKKEPVRQPDFDEDLSSMSMNPATPESVVAEPAPQPQAVASEPLAATEANIADVNAADVDDLFADLDFELGEAPAEPAHLAPAEEPKVQPADDLDDLFADFDFETAPVEDPVPKPKSAPSAPQGGADDDLLGDLGLDFDLDEPDTKQVQELKVQSAPEPAPATEKNIADINNTDVDDLFADLDFELGEAPVEASVEPEPQPVVSPAAPAKSTPVEDVSLEDPFDIDGILNESSDDTPSPAQEAQGDFDLADLDELLKVDDEPAQAPRTDLTAADGTTLESEEVEMDDIGFLLSELDENDGAQTVVEAVQEPVVEPEAEIAPEVAFEPDSPVEAVVPEIKEPVAPVDGSMFDAEIDALLDDLEMAAAEPATPIPSEPQVEPVLEPEPVGVVPEPAEEIEEVTLSVESESNSEVQDDDLDLDALLDDLEMVAAEPAAPISSEPQVEPVLEPEQEVVEPEPAELTKDALLSAEPVNTGEFPEDDLDLDALLEDDLLGVAETSETAPEVDAASPIVEDELTAELDALLNDDTLGVSDAPDTQEDASPLGSADEFESILDELDSLLDEQEALEPVMEADSEDPVDELFATPVEDVLQDAVGLDFESDVVEPEIAVAESPESEPMTEVQSIEGPTVEPEAELLGEPTSLEEDLDSTLDRILGEEPLGGDVVGDVTEDDLQPAVEPAEFTHDDIDTLFSDADAPESVMEEVPEGEQDLSFEAPVEEPISEDVSMMAEPSIESSQELAAEPEVVAPEHLDLSDPTAGAALHDNVDEPVFAAPEELAEPFGQVAEDSDPVSEAMDAVEQEVPMAELEQEAMADLESFADLQPEPVEAPEEEDAPELDMVDINENAAPVPPNASLEDLMRESSVAAPDFADSSMEMLDTTPAVSSAVQHDDSYDVPPVPAMTPEEFAELTERIYYLESTLQNVVVMQESFAASQPAAVDKEVMKEAIDDAFNLDGPLMARVLNAVEVRTEMMIESMGNRIEGQIKGTIEQSAAKSAAQVIREELKALLAEDFS, from the coding sequence ATGTCCGATAATACAAAGAATGGAATTATCGATCTAACAGAAATTGTAGAGATGGGTACTCCGCCTGACCCGGCGGCTAATAACACCATCCCTGCCAGCCCTGCGGGTACTGTTGATTTTGAAAGTGAACTGGAAGACCTTTTTAATACTACCGATTTTTCAGAGCTTGCGGACTCTGCTGATTCTAGCTCACAGCCAGTAGAGCAATCTGCTGATCTTTTTGCAGACACACCGAAGAATGAGCCTGCCGCAGAAGATTTACTGGCAGATTTAGCGCCGGAAATGTCCGCCCCGACACAATCAGGTGGCAGTGCAGTTGACTCTGCTCCGTCTTTTGAATCCGATTTGGACGATCTTCTTGATTCTGTTGATGCAAAGGACTCCTCTGTAGGGTTTGACGCTGATTTTGAAGACTTGCTTAATGAATTTTCAGAGTCACCTGCTTCTAAAAAAGAGCCTGTCCGCCAACCTGATTTTGATGAAGATTTATCCTCAATGTCCATGAATCCTGCTACACCAGAATCCGTTGTTGCAGAACCTGCTCCGCAGCCTCAGGCAGTGGCTTCGGAACCCCTTGCTGCTACGGAAGCCAACATTGCAGACGTGAATGCTGCAGACGTTGATGACCTTTTTGCAGATTTAGACTTTGAATTGGGCGAAGCTCCGGCAGAACCAGCACACCTCGCTCCTGCTGAAGAACCAAAAGTGCAGCCAGCTGATGATCTTGATGATCTATTTGCAGATTTTGATTTTGAGACAGCACCTGTAGAAGATCCAGTACCAAAGCCGAAATCTGCCCCATCCGCTCCGCAGGGTGGAGCAGATGATGATCTTTTAGGAGATTTAGGACTGGATTTTGATCTGGATGAGCCAGACACAAAGCAGGTTCAAGAGCTTAAGGTTCAGTCTGCTCCGGAACCTGCTCCAGCAACAGAAAAAAACATCGCAGATATTAATAATACCGATGTAGATGACCTGTTTGCAGACTTAGATTTTGAACTTGGCGAAGCGCCAGTCGAGGCGTCAGTTGAACCGGAACCGCAGCCAGTTGTTTCACCAGCCGCGCCAGCTAAGTCAACTCCTGTCGAAGATGTTTCGTTAGAGGATCCATTCGACATCGACGGTATTTTAAACGAGTCCAGTGATGATACTCCTTCTCCTGCACAGGAGGCCCAGGGCGATTTTGATCTTGCTGACCTTGATGAACTCCTTAAAGTTGATGATGAGCCTGCACAGGCACCGCGTACCGATTTAACCGCTGCAGACGGCACCACACTTGAGTCAGAAGAAGTTGAGATGGATGACATTGGCTTCCTCCTTAGTGAGCTTGATGAAAATGATGGTGCACAAACAGTGGTTGAAGCAGTGCAGGAACCTGTAGTCGAACCGGAAGCAGAAATTGCACCGGAAGTGGCTTTTGAACCGGATTCTCCAGTGGAAGCTGTTGTGCCGGAAATTAAAGAGCCTGTCGCTCCTGTTGATGGCTCTATGTTTGATGCTGAAATCGATGCACTTCTTGATGATCTTGAAATGGCTGCAGCAGAACCTGCAACGCCTATTCCTTCAGAGCCGCAAGTTGAGCCTGTATTAGAGCCTGAACCGGTAGGTGTTGTGCCTGAACCTGCAGAGGAGATCGAAGAGGTAACTCTCTCTGTAGAGTCAGAGAGCAATTCAGAAGTTCAGGATGACGACCTTGATCTTGATGCGCTTCTTGATGATCTTGAAATGGTTGCAGCAGAACCTGCAGCGCCAATTTCTTCAGAGCCGCAAGTTGAGCCTGTATTAGAGCCTGAACAGGAAGTAGTCGAGCCTGAACCAGCTGAGTTGACTAAAGACGCACTTCTTTCTGCAGAGCCTGTGAATACGGGAGAATTTCCGGAAGATGACCTTGATCTTGATGCACTTCTTGAAGACGATCTACTTGGAGTTGCAGAGACTTCGGAAACAGCTCCTGAAGTTGACGCAGCGTCTCCGATTGTAGAAGACGAGTTAACTGCTGAGCTTGATGCGTTGCTTAATGATGACACATTGGGTGTTTCTGATGCCCCAGATACGCAGGAAGACGCCTCTCCGTTAGGTTCCGCTGATGAGTTTGAATCTATTCTTGATGAATTGGATTCTCTTCTTGATGAGCAGGAAGCACTCGAGCCTGTGATGGAAGCTGATTCAGAAGACCCTGTTGATGAACTTTTTGCAACGCCTGTCGAAGATGTACTTCAGGATGCGGTAGGATTGGATTTTGAGTCAGATGTCGTTGAACCGGAAATAGCTGTAGCTGAATCACCTGAATCAGAGCCAATGACTGAGGTTCAATCTATAGAAGGGCCTACAGTAGAACCAGAGGCAGAGCTGCTTGGCGAACCGACGTCTTTAGAAGAAGATTTGGATTCAACCCTTGATAGAATTTTAGGCGAAGAGCCACTTGGCGGTGACGTTGTGGGTGATGTAACTGAAGATGATCTTCAACCAGCTGTAGAACCGGCTGAGTTTACACATGACGACATTGATACGTTATTCTCTGATGCTGATGCGCCAGAGTCTGTAATGGAAGAAGTTCCAGAAGGTGAGCAGGATTTGTCCTTTGAAGCACCTGTTGAAGAGCCGATTTCTGAAGATGTTTCGATGATGGCTGAGCCATCTATTGAATCATCGCAAGAACTTGCAGCAGAGCCAGAGGTAGTTGCTCCAGAACATCTTGATCTGTCAGACCCTACTGCAGGAGCTGCACTTCATGATAACGTAGATGAGCCTGTTTTTGCAGCTCCAGAGGAACTTGCAGAGCCGTTTGGACAGGTGGCAGAAGATAGCGATCCTGTCTCTGAAGCTATGGATGCCGTGGAACAGGAGGTTCCAATGGCTGAGCTTGAGCAGGAAGCTATGGCAGATCTGGAATCTTTTGCAGATCTTCAGCCGGAGCCTGTTGAAGCTCCTGAAGAAGAGGACGCACCAGAACTGGACATGGTCGATATTAATGAAAACGCTGCACCTGTTCCGCCTAATGCAAGTCTTGAAGATCTTATGCGCGAGTCTAGTGTAGCTGCTCCAGATTTTGCGGATTCCTCAATGGAGATGCTGGATACCACTCCGGCAGTAAGTTCAGCTGTTCAGCATGACGATTCGTATGATGTTCCGCCGGTGCCAGCCATGACACCTGAAGAGTTTGCAGAGCTTACAGAGCGTATTTACTATTTGGAAAGCACATTACAGAACGTCGTTGTTATGCAGGAATCTTTTGCAGCTTCACAGCCTGCAGCTGTGGATAAAGAGGTTATGAAAGAAGCAATTGATGATGCTTTTAATCTGGATGGCCCATTGATGGCGCGTGTTTTGAATGCTGTTGAGGTTCGAACTGAAATGATGATTGAATCAATGGGTAACCGGATCGAAGGGCAAATTAAAGGGACAATAGAACAGTCTGCGGCGAAGTCTGCAGCTCAGGTTATTCGGGAAGAACTTAAGGCCTTGTTGGCTGAGGATTTTTCCTAG
- a CDS encoding acetate uptake transporter, whose translation MRDNLANPAPLGLMGFGMTTVLLNIHNAGFFPISSMILAMGIFYGGIAQVIAGVMEFKKGNTFGTTAFTSYGLFWISLVALIIMPKLGWADATPHAYMGCYLAMWGLLTFFLFLGTLKGNFCIKFIFGSLTLLFFLLAIRDFTGSALVGTIAGYEGIVCGMSAIYLAMAEVLNEVYDRVVLPIG comes from the coding sequence ATGCGTGATAATTTAGCGAATCCAGCACCACTCGGTCTCATGGGCTTTGGTATGACCACAGTGTTGTTGAACATTCACAATGCAGGATTTTTTCCAATTTCTTCAATGATCCTTGCTATGGGTATTTTTTACGGCGGTATCGCTCAGGTAATCGCTGGCGTAATGGAATTCAAAAAAGGCAACACATTCGGTACAACTGCGTTTACCTCTTATGGTCTTTTCTGGATTTCCTTGGTGGCTCTCATTATTATGCCTAAGCTTGGCTGGGCAGATGCAACTCCGCATGCGTACATGGGCTGCTATCTTGCAATGTGGGGTCTTCTCACCTTTTTCCTTTTCCTTGGAACACTTAAAGGTAATTTCTGCATTAAGTTCATTTTTGGTTCCCTTACTCTTCTCTTCTTCTTGCTTGCAATCCGTGACTTCACTGGTTCTGCTCTCGTAGGAACCATCGCAGGTTACGAAGGTATCGTATGTGGTATGTCCGCAATCTACCTTGCAATGGCAGAAGTTCTTAATGAAGTTTATGACAGAGTGGTACTGCCAATCGGCTAG
- a CDS encoding LacI family DNA-binding transcriptional regulator, which yields MTLNKSFQPTIRDIAREAKVSIATVSRYLNMPEKVRKETGERIQRIIDKHNYRCNFAAKALATQRTKTIGYIIPAVNNQIYSECARGVQDEAQLHGYQVFIASAEYNRQREKQMVENFLERRVDGIILTVSDSMGDIAQKLYQEKIPAVNLFNKQGCLPCVSVDNVQASYDATEYLIKLGHKSFAMLGVPFIASDRCRMRYEGFLRCLQDHDIPTHPQSFVQVSSNTSDCSEGIEKLMNSSNPPTAIFASNDLVAINTISALRRLGFEIPKDVSVFGFDDIPMAKHVWPPLTTVLQPGYRMGRQATSVLLDILRTGEHPEETIPSVQHDLIIRESTGVPPR from the coding sequence ATGACTTTGAACAAATCTTTTCAGCCGACAATTAGGGATATTGCCCGAGAGGCAAAAGTTTCCATTGCAACCGTTTCTCGGTACCTGAATATGCCGGAAAAGGTGCGTAAGGAAACTGGGGAGCGTATTCAGCGCATTATCGATAAGCATAATTATCGATGCAACTTTGCGGCAAAGGCGCTGGCTACGCAGCGTACAAAAACTATTGGATACATCATCCCTGCTGTTAATAACCAGATTTACAGTGAGTGTGCTCGTGGCGTGCAGGATGAAGCACAATTGCATGGGTATCAGGTGTTTATTGCCAGTGCGGAGTACAACCGCCAGCGCGAAAAGCAGATGGTGGAAAATTTTCTGGAGCGTCGTGTAGACGGTATTATTCTTACTGTATCCGACTCCATGGGCGATATTGCGCAAAAATTGTATCAGGAAAAAATTCCGGCAGTTAACCTGTTTAACAAACAGGGGTGTCTACCATGTGTGTCTGTGGACAACGTACAGGCTAGTTACGATGCTACCGAATACTTGATTAAGCTCGGTCATAAGAGCTTTGCGATGCTTGGCGTGCCATTTATTGCTTCTGACCGATGTCGTATGCGTTATGAGGGCTTCTTACGATGCTTGCAGGATCACGATATTCCGACGCACCCTCAAAGCTTTGTACAAGTTTCTTCTAATACTTCGGATTGCTCAGAAGGCATCGAGAAGTTAATGAACTCCTCAAATCCTCCGACCGCGATTTTTGCTTCAAATGATCTTGTAGCGATCAATACAATTAGTGCGTTGCGTCGACTTGGGTTTGAAATTCCCAAAGACGTGTCTGTTTTCGGATTTGATGACATCCCAATGGCAAAACATGTCTGGCCGCCGCTTACTACTGTTCTCCAGCCGGGTTACCGTATGGGACGGCAGGCAACTTCAGTGCTGTTGGATATCCTGCGTACCGGTGAGCATCCGGAGGAAACTATCCCATCTGTTCAGCATGACCTTATCATCCGTGAATCTACTGGTGTTCCTCCACGCTAG